The following DNA comes from Sander lucioperca isolate FBNREF2018 chromosome 2, SLUC_FBN_1.2, whole genome shotgun sequence.
aataaattagaaactttcaacataatacacagtgaAAGATAgtagatagtgttgtgggcgggacattaagtcagactcagtggtgagtgaaactgaagcagagaGACTGACACAAAGCTGTAGCGGAtccaaagtagcgcactttttaatgaattaactttatcggttatcagtcaaatgaaacacagatacagataatctgcaaactgccaaaaaacggccTGCTAATCGGCaagggccgataatcggtctatccctagaTAAAACAGATCACTCTAGAAAGGTaacatattatatttatatttataataatatatatatttatatttataattcCTCATATCTCTGCAGAGCTTGTGGAATCCAGCATCTAGAGAGAGCCGGGAAGCACCTGACCCTGTTTGACTCGTTCTATTTCTGCATCGTCACCTTCTCCACTGTGGGCTATGGGGATGTCACGCCCCAAATCTGGCCCTCCCAGCTGCTGGTGGTCATTCTCATCTGTGTTGCCCTGGTGGTGCTCCCACTGCAGGTAACCGCTGGTTACTAGGGTAAACTAACCTTGTGTTTTTCCCAAAGTGCAGTGAGGGGTTCGAACATAAGTAAATGTTGTATTCGGTCCTGTCTTAAATTAATGATTTCTTGTGATGTTGTGCATCTAGTGATGACCTTCATTGGGCTATCATCAAATTCGAATTACTTTTTATCGCAGCTATGAAAggctacaaaaaaataaaaaaataactaaagtgcttacttcttttgacatttttagctGCAGAAGAAGTCTGCAAATTTGACTCATAATTTAGGCGATGTCATGCTGGCTCACACTTGCGGCATGATATATCCACCTAGTCtctgtgttatttattttttaaagatcacAACATGTGCATCACTTCATCATCATGTTCTGGGTAAGAAATGGAAATGAACTCCTGCTGCTAGCAAACTACCGCATCAGCAGTTCTCACTTCAGCGCTTTGACCGTCTGAGTCCAGACAGCAGATATTCTTGTTGCATTTGACACCACGTCGATGTTGTTGTCATTGTGTCAGTTTGAAGAACTAGCATACCTGTGGATGGAGAGCCAAAAGTTAGGAGGGAACTACAGCCGCCACCGGGCGCAGACAGAGAAGCATGTGGTGTTGTGTGTCAGCTCACTGAAGATTGACCTGCTCATGGATTTCCTCAACGAGTTCTACGCTCATCCCAGACTACAGGTACAGTACCAAGACAAAACCGTGGATGTTACTTGTGCAGTAACAGACTTAACTGAAGCATGCTTTTAATAAATGCTTTCGTATCCTTTGTGTTGCAGGACTACTATGTGGTGATCCTGTGTCCAACAGAGATAGACATTCAGGTTCGCCGTATCCTCCAAATCCCTCTGTGGTCCCAGAGGGTCATCTACCTTCAAGGATCTGCCCTCAAAGACCAGGACCTGATGAGGGCCAAGTGAGTAAACTGCATATGCATAGTGTATTTATATCAAATTACTTCCTCCTATCTTGATGGTTAGTTGCTGAAGCCTGGTTCTAGACCTCTGTATCGCTGCCCACATGTGTGATtttagtgaatgaaattaaacaaaatggcaattCAATCTGATTATCAGGCTACGTGAAACCAGGCCCTGTGTTTATGTCTAGTAAAGTGATTGAACATGCATGTCCTGTCCTTTTTAAgtctaagggccctattttaacgaagCGCATGGCgtaggtgcgtttagggcatgtCGAAATCCACTAATCCACAaattgacggcagaaaaaagggtccttGCGCCGGGCGCTTgattcaaaagggttgtacttagtgtcttcattaattcttAGGTGtgtcagagtgtcatctcccatttcCTTTAAATGCCAGACGCATTTGTaccttggtgcattgctattatgatgccggatttgcaccgtaatatttttatttgtaatcttttgcatgtttgtgtgctgctgcgctaccctgtgtgtgtgtaacaagcatattgtgcgcgcgctgtgcataagactaggcacattttactaatttactgttaaaataacaattaaatgctgcactattgactttagactaggtttttgttggtcagtggcgtgatcactttccgctgcctcaagatagcaatacgccaagaattcacctgaacacacctccctgtaagaccagcacgcccatgggcgcaaaaatgggcgcaggtgcatttgctatttgaACGACGTGgccgctggacgggaaattgacaactgcgtccgtcttaaactagcaaagacacttgcgtcgggcttttcgctgcgccaggtgcaagatagggccctaaagaGTTTAAGTCTAGCACATCAtctatattttattcattttaggtTCTGGATAAGAATCTTGCAATTACTTAACATGTAAATGTAAGTCCTCCACTGGCAAATCAGAGTCCTTGAAGTGTGTTTAGAGGATGAGGTACTTACAAGTCCACTTGACTGCCCTGCCCTCTGCTTGCACATCAGTGTAATGGGATTTCACTCTGCACTGATCATCTGCTCACATCAAAGGCCACAGACGATGGATCACGTTGGAATATGTTTGACCTGTTAGATTTGTTTCTGTCCCTACAAAATATTACGGCACCAGTGTGCCATTCatggttttatatatattagatGCAATGGCAATTTCCCGCACTGAAATGTAAAATCACCCAGCCAGGTAAGCCTCATATCATCCCTGCTATGCTGAAAGATTTTCTTGTAATCACCACATATTGTTGTCTTAAAGTTCACCGAATATGATTTTTCTGTCACACATAACTGATTTCTGCCCCTCAGATGTTGCTAGCACTCTAATGTCAAACTACAGCAGATTATTTTCATGCTAGAATGCAGCTTTTCGCCTTTTCAGCCATTGTCACAGGACATTCACACTCATCCCTGCGTAGCTTTTCTTTAAAGCATTGATTCCcgtaaataatacatttttacgtTTGGTTGAATGTCCTTTTCACAGTTATCAACCCATgaacctgcctgtctgtgtttctttctgtttgtctctctgtctatgctCAGGATGGATGATGCTGAGGCCTGCTTCATTCTCAGCAGCAGGAACGAGCTTGACCGAACTGCTGCTGTGAGTTACATCAACAGGAATCAGTCTTGAACCAGTATAAACCCTCTCACGATAACAATAATTTAAATGGAGCATTTTCCCTTCACACTCTACTTCCTTTGTTAATTAGCCAAGAGAGTTTGAGATATTCAGATGATGTCATGATTCTATTGGACCTGCCATTGAGTATTGGGAGCTCGTTGAGTGGCTGAGGCAAACTTTATGGTCCATAAAATTCAGATTGCGTTTACAAATGAGTCAAATAGAGCTATGTCTTGTCCCACAGGATCACCAGACTATTTTGAGGGCTTGGGCTGCGAAAGACTTTGCTCCAAATTGCCCTCTCTACGTCCAAATTCTCAAACCTGAAAATAAATTCCATGTTAAGTTTGCAGGTAAGTGCAGGAAGAGTGCCTACCTACAGTTTGTTTTCTTACAGATATATTTCTAAGTCATACATGCTGTATTATTGCAATTTATCCATTTCAATCAGATCATGTAGTATGTGAAGAGGAGTTCAAGTATGCCATGTTGGCGCTGAACTGCGTGTGTCCCGCCACATCTACCTTAGTCACACTCTTGGTTCACACCTCCAGAGGACAGTGAGTACTCGCTactattttacaataactgcAAATTAACATCAACATTTATGTATAGTGATATCCACTGTCAAAGGGTCATTTTTTCACCGTGTGAGTTATCGTTATGGTCCTGAATCTTTCTCACCAAAGTCATACAGTATACATGTATTGCATTTAAATGATTTGAAAGTTATCATATATAAGAAAGCCAAAGTAATCTAATTGGGTGTATTTTGTCATGGACAGGAAATACACTTCAtcactttcttgcagagagtcagatgagaagatACCACTCTAATATCTGTCTACTAGATATGAAGCAATGGTtaagttagcttagcataggcactggaaacagggggaaagaGTTAGCCTAGCTCTTTAACAAATGTGCCTCCCAAGAGGTTTTTGAACGGATTGAACAAAAAAGGATAGTACGTGTTaaatagtgagctttagagatgctgGTAGGCAGAGTTTGTTACTCTATGACAGAGGCAGatgtttccatgtgttgtaTTAAGCTATGCTAACTGtcttctggctccagcttcTTGTGTACCCGATATacataagagtggtatcaatatTTACTTATCCAAAACTGACGTCACACTCTGACTCTGTCCATTTAGATTCAACTGAACCACTGACATTATTTCTGCTTCCAGAGCAGCTCAACCTCTAAGAAATacttgtattatttattataattctTTGAATCGTTCAAACTTCGGGTTTAGTATCCCTTTGTGTCATTATTCTTGTGGACAGATTCAATCCTACTTGATTAATATTCGAGAAATATGACTGAAACTCCTGCAGCAGAGTTTTTAGTTATCCAGACTGGAcctgtttttttgtctctgcAGAGCTGACTACTGTACCGTCAGCCACTGCAGAAACTTGTCACTGTCAAGTCAGTAAACTTTGCCAGGGTTCTCGTTAGGCAataaatctgtctgtttttcataTTCTGTGCAAGGTGACCACTATATCTTTCCTGCTGTCCACAGCAGCACATCCATTTTAATTTCCATTATGGGAACTTGCACTGGCTTGGGGCTATTAAGGGGACAGGGCTGGGAATAGACTTCTTTTTGGCAGGTgttaatttaaactttttttctcatattgATTAAAAGTAATACTGTAGAGGACATGAACTGATTTAATAGAGTGATCTCACAGCCTTTTCTCTTTTGATCATAGCTATGACGAGAATTAAGGAGGCTGGGGAGTATAGGGTCATGAAAGGTAATGAAAGGTCAGACAGATGTATCAGTCTATGGGGAAATGAGAGCTGGCGAGCTGCGCATAAAgcccaaaatgatttcaaagtATCAAAATTACTTAGTTTTTAGTCATTTATATCATATTCTGACAatatttcaagcaaaaatgatgtgtttttattcctTTAAGAGGAGGCTGCTGTTTGCTAACAGTAAGTTGGAAACTTCATGTTACTGTCATTTAAGTAGTAACTATTCTGATCATGCTGTTTCAGGGAGGGGCAGTTGTCACCGGAGCATTGGCAGAGGATGTATGGACGCTGCTCTGGAAACGAGGTCTATCACATCCGCTTGTGTGACAGCAAGTTTTTTGGGGAATATGATGGAAAGAGCTTCACCTACGCCTCTTTCCACGCCCATAAGAAGTTAGTAAAACTTCCACTAGCTTAATCTTGACACAATAATAATGACATTTTATCTCATTAAAGTCTCTGGgagcaaaacacaacacattttaaACTTTGCACACTCCCCCCTCACCTCCCAGATATGGTGTGTGTTTGATCGGAGTGAAGAGGGAGGACAACAAGAGCATCCTTCTGAACCCCGGCCCCCGCCACATCATGGCTGCCCCCGACACTTGCTACTACATCAACATCACCAAGGAGGAGAACTCAGCCTTCATCTTCAAACAAGAGGAGAAGCACAACAAGGGCCTGTCTGTCACCGGCCTCTACGATGCTCCCTCCAGGCTGCCCGTGCACAGCATCATCGCCAGCATGGGTGAGACAGAGAGCCAGaggcaggaaaaaaaatcatgtttggATGTTGGTAAAGAAAGGAGAAAATAAAGGAGGTGTTTGTAGTAGAAAGGTTCAGGTGGCAGACCGTTACATTTGTTGAGTTGAAAGAGTTTCCATGTAGGACGAGAAAATGGATGCtttgttgctgatgttaatttACTCACACTGAACATTTCTGAGTGGTGGCTGCCTTGGTGATCCTGTATGCTTTCGCTGACTTTTATGCATGACGTTTTTCTTACATGCGTTTTTACTTTCATGGCTGACATCATTGTGTTGTGCTTTTTCTTTGACCTGTGAAAGTTGATCAGGCCACTGCATATGGTAAGTTTGTGCATGATGCATCACCTTTTCACACTTATCTACTAGTCCTGTAATTTGATGGAGTACACATTTTGCAATTAATAGTATGTTATGCACTGTACAAGACTCAGTCATATTTCATTATTGTTCTACTaacaaaatcacattttcaCATAAAAGATGATATATGCATTGCGTATATTATGTATCTGATGTATGTATTGTGGATATATATCATATTACAAACAGCCAATATGATGTATTTCAGGGACATATTTATTGACAACTTATCTACTAGTCCTGTAATTTGATGGAGTACACATTACGCAATTAATAGTATGATATGCACTGTACAAGACACAGtcatatttcatttttgttctactaacaaaatcacattttcaCATAAAAGATGATATATGTAttgcatatattatatatctgatatattgatatattgtggATATATAGTATATCATATTACAAAAAGCCAATATGATGTATTTCAGGGACATATTTATTGACAAACACAATGTCAATACTGTTTGCATGCCATTTGTTCGAGAGTACAATTACATGATTCAAAAAGCAACACATTTTCTCCTCAAACTTAGCTGAGCTAAAGATGTTGGGTGATAGGATTGTGCGTGGCAAAGATGCTGAACAAGCTAAACATGGACCTTATTACTTTACAATATGAAAAAGCTGTGTTTTCTGAGACAAACATTCACTGTTGACTTAACAACACATTACAGTAAAAGTGCTGCACACTCTATTTCTAAATGGCCGTGTAGTTTGCTGCCCCTACGATAACCTTGTGTCATTCTCAGGCACTGTAGCCATAGATCTCCAGAACCCTGATCCTCCCGAGGAAAGCGGCAAGCTGACCTTGCCGACGGAGAACGGCTCTGGAAGCCGCAGGCCGAGCATTGCGCCTGTCCTCGAGATCACCGACTCCTCTGCCATTCTGCCCTGCGACCTCCTCAGCGACCAATCAGAGGATGAGACCAACCAATCTGACGACGAGGGCTCCGTAGGGTCAGAGTAAGTGATGTTATTGACCCAAAGAGATTTGGTAGTTTGTTAGTGTATAGTCCCCTCTTTTTATTTGTGTACTTCCTTGGATTCCTTTCCTCGCCTCCTCTCCTCATGTTCTAGTCCCTCTAACCTGAGATGCGAGCGAAGGAGGCAAAGGAAGATACTCAAGGAGAGAGAAGTCGAGGCAACAAGCAGACACGGATGTCTtaacaaaattacatttttggtaaAACGTCATTTTAAAAGCAATGTTGATTATGTATGTGTGGCACAGCTGCCATGGTTTGTATATTACAGCTGTGTGTCATGGGAATTTTATACGTCACAGGTGCTACAAAGACTTTCCCTCATAGCTACTCTGGCAagccttctctctcctctgaaATGCATTTTTGGAATTGAGACATCCTTCAAGATGGCGCGCTGATATTGATTTCCGGGTCACAGGCGGGAGGGcggaagagagagaagacgagGAGTAACAAAATATAGAGAAATGAGAAGAGCCCAGTATGTCTTGTCTTGCGGCAGTAAAAAAGTGAAATGTCCTCATAGTGCAGGCGTCCTCTGCTCTATACTTGATTGATGTCACCTGTCCTCCTCTTCTTTATGGCTCAGTGGTTGTAGGATAAGAGATGGATGGGTTTGGTATAGGCGTGTAATCTGTGTGTCATGATGCCGTAAGGTTGGGACATGGCGGTGATAAATGTGTATGTCAAGACAGGGAGGGTCAGCACTTTCCCCTTTTGAGTGAAGCTCTTGCTGTGTGTCCTTACATAGATCCTCACCCCTCAAGGCTGACCTATCAGTCGCCATGATAGCAATTCAGCAAGTCTGAGGATTCAGCTTCTCTCAGCAGCTTAAGTTCTACTCTTTTCTCTGTATGTGGTTTCATTAAACGGAGGAAAGTTTAGGATAGATTGCTTGTGCCTCTGTGCCTCACAGTCTGTACCTCAGCCCATACAAGTCTTTTTGAATAGTAACTGTTAGTGGGTCTCACAAAGTTGGACATAACATGGTCCTCTTACCCTCTGAGCCTCTATTACTGTGCCCCTTGACACTTGGGTAGTTTTTCTTCCTTAAGAGTTGTCAGACACAGTAGTTGGGGAGATGAAGACAACAACATTGTCTgtaggaaaacacaacaagcATCTTAAAGTCCCACAGTGCCATCATGTGGTGATCCGGTTTTTGATGACTTCTGTTAACAAAGTCAGAATCTCTTTTATTGGCAAACTAGAGGACACCATGAAACTGATCAGGACAATAGCAGCTGACACTTGACAAATCATGGGACAAAGGACCAAATTgacaaacaaaataagacacgATTAAAACTAAACGGACTACAAGAACATTGTAATTGTTGATGTAGTTGATAAACTTCTTCTTCCGAATCTTAAAATGAACAGCAAGGATGAAATtcaaaaacattgtaattaATGGTGATATTTATTGTAATGAAATAATGATAGAATTAATGAAGAGGGATTCAGTGATACTCCCTTTATACCATCATGTATCAGTACATAAATTATTTTCATTCGTTAAAGTCCACACTATTACTGTGTGTTTAACAGAGTTTTTTAACTGTGGAGAAGAAGGAAACTCTTTTCAGAGATGAAAAGCAGCATTACTTGTAGATATCTTATACTTATTTAAAAAGCCAGTGTTTGCAGAATATATAAGTCAAGGTTTTCACTCCAGTTCTTTGATACTACGTAATTATAATGTTGTTAAAGTTTGATAGGACTTTTTCCTCAGAGGcatttcttgttttttccaTCAGTTTTGTGAAGGGCTACCCTCCCAACTCCCCCTACATCGGCAGCTCTCCAACTCTGTGCCACCTCCTGCCACAGAAAGCTTCATTCTGCTGTCTTCGTCTCGACAAGGTGAATTCACACGCAGAAAAAAGATAGAAACAGCTCAGAATTAAACCATAAAAACATACATTCACCTTTTTATCACCAactttttttatcaaaaaaaCCTATTGTTATGTGACGTGTCTCGTTAGAGCACAGCACAACTAAAACCGGACTGCATGAACGGACTGACTTCCTGTTAAATTGTCTGTCTCCATCCAGGGCTGCACACATAGCAGCTTTGAGGATGCCAAGGCATACGGCTTCAAGAATAAGCTGATTATAGTGTCTGCGGAGACGGCCGGAAACGGTCTCTACAACTTCATCGTCCCTCTGCGCGCTTACTATCGGCCCAGGAAGGAGCTCAACCCCATAGTGCTGCTGCTGGACAACACGTAAGACTTTTAACCGCCCTGTTTGTTTGTTCCTACTCCTACAGGGATGTAAACTCCCTGACATTTTCACAATAACATCAAAAACTCAAGAGTAATGTGTTTTATGTAACGGGCCTCTAACATATGTACTACCTATACCTATGATCATGTACACAATAAAGATGAGATAGCATGTTGATAGATATTAGACCGGTAAACACAACTGTACATTGATATTGATAAAGGTTTATTGATAGAACTTTGTTTGCAATTGCCttgtgtattagtactttacTTCAATGATTTCAGAGTTTGACATCGATAAAAATCATCTACTACTTTAATATGAGCACATGACAGAATTGCCTACAGTAGTAGTAGAGTTGGTCATCACGGCTTGAAGTATATGGGTAACCTAGCCTCaagatatagaaaaaaaaatagttttacattattaataaaaagCAGTTCTTGATGATGTAAAGAAATGGATCTATGTGTGCCTATTTGTGTGTTAGCATGtatttgcatttgtttgtgGACGCATGtgattttgaaaagaaaatgtgcCAGTGCTTTGTATgcttgcaatttaaaaaaaacaaaacatatttcaGTAGAGCAAAGCTGGAACTATGGGTTAGcttccttcaaaataaaagaaatagctTTTGTATTATTCATAAACAACAGTTCTCTCTGCATAAGAAAGCCTATTTGTGTGTTGGGGTATGTATagaattgtgtgtgtattgcagTGATCTGGCTAAGTGACAGCCTTGTGAgtttccatagcaaccagttaaATCCTCCCATTGAATTTAAGAATTAAACATATATTTGTTGGCTAGTAAACCATAAATTAATACAGTTCAAAACGGCATCTGCCCCACTCTGATCAACACGCAAATTTCAGGAAATTACAGCAACAGTGTCATAATCTGTCACTGGGgttttacaaagataattaGTGTGAGAGGCTCATTcatgatgtttcctgtttcccaCAGGCCAGACAACCACTTCTTGGAGGCCATTTGCTGCTTTCCAATGGTTTACTACATGAAAGGCACGATCGATAGGTATGTGTTTGGATTATTAAAACCTGCTCACTTGATTATGATTTTCATCTCatcgtgttttgtttttttgtttttaatacagCTACCAGCAGTACAACACAACTTGCATGCATGCATCATGAATACAATGCAACATAATCCTTAGTGGGTTTTGGCCGTCACAAAATATAGTTTCAGGTTTTATTATAATATGATTAAAGGAAGGAttcacaataaaataaagaacagCTATTGGTGATGTACTACTTGGTGGATTTCtttttagacattacagacagatGTTATTCCATTGTTATATTATCCAAGGGGAGACATTTCCTGACATGTCATGCGGTAATAAACACTGTTTTGTGAATGGACCAGCTTGGACAACCTGCTACAATGTGGCATAATCTACGCTGACAACTTAGTGGTTGTGGACAAGGAGAGCACCATGAGCGCCGAGGAGGACTACATGGCAGACGCTAAGACCATCGTCAACGTCCAGACAATGTTCAGGTAACACATTTCACTCTGTAGAAACATACAGGAAACAGTTGGTACCGTCAGTGGCTGTTTATGTTTGAGCTTCCTAGTTTTGGATCAAATGTGCATCAGACTCCACTTGATTAACTTCATTATCTATTATCAGTAAGATGTTGGAaagtaaatgttttttgttgttgttttttcggAGTTTGCCAGAATAGTGAATGAGTTCATCTCCGAGACAAACTACCGTTGCCAAAAgttctcttttatttatttaacaaccAAAATTAAAAGCATTTATCACTGCCACACAGGGTCTTCCCCTCAGCACAAAGCATTTCATCTCTCCACTAACATCCCCTCTTTCTTTCATGCCCCCATCGCTCAGGTTGTTCCCCAGTCTCAGCATCATCACTGAGCTCACACACCCGTCCAACATGAGGTTCATGCAGTTCAGAGCCAAGGACTGCTACTCACTCGCTCTCTCCAAACTGGAGAAGGTGAGCTGTTGAGAAGGGAGAACCATGTAATGGCTAACTGGCTTTGTCTTTgaaatttcttttcttttctgtgacAAGTGTGAATGTTTTCGAAAGACCTGTCAGAGCTGGATTATGTAAAATAATGTGTAGCAGTGTAAAAAAATTGAGGGAAcggtttatttttttctttcactcatGTTTTTTCATGTTTCTTTGATGAACTGATACCAAACTTTTACCAAAGTTCATGAGTTTTAGTAGTATTTTGACTCTCGATCATAGTTGCTTCTTTTTGCCTTCCTGAATCTTTCATGTGTTCTTTTTTATCCTGCCTACAGTGATAGCTTTCACCTtcacagtgttttaaaaatgtgtttctccACTAAAGATTTCAGAGCTCAAAACaggcctttttcattttttatatactgtaagtCTTCTTGGAGATAGAGCAAAAGAGCAATAGTCCAGCAAACGGACAGGAAAAGGTGAGATTTTATCATCTGGTTGCTCTGTTCctaaaatattttctttgtatttCTCTCTTCAGATAGAGCGTGATAAGGGCTCTAACTTGGCCTTCATGTTCCGGCTGCCGTTTGCTGCAGGCAGAGTGTTCAGCATCAGCATGTTGGATACACTGCTTTACCAGGTGGGATAACAAACGGTCTGACTTTAGGGGTTGAACATGGGGTTAATTATGAAATATgtctaaataaatattaaattatattttatgcaCACAAATTGTACAGAGTAATTTCTAGTCTGCAATGAACGCAGATGTATGTATTGACACAGTGTGGGAGCAtctgattgttttttaaatgattaaatagGATTGATTTGCCCACTATGTTAGGAAGCATATAAACATAAATGTCTAACCCTAATTGCTGCAGAAGTTGTTTGTGGCTGGGCTTGTTTACTACAGTTCAACTCAGTCATTCTCTCTGTTTTTGCAGTCGTTCGTTAAGGACTATATGATCGCTATAGCGAGGCTTCTCCTCGGTCTAGACACCACGCCTGGCTCTGGGTACCTGTGTGCTGTAAGTAGGACTGTTCATAGTGCTAATAAGCATTTGTAAGTTTGAGTAAATGAGTTTGTGCTTGTATCTACTTGATGCTCATTGTCCGTCCACAGATGAAGATCACGGAGGAGGACCTGTGGATCAGGACTTACGGCAGACTCTTCCAGAAGCTTTGTTCCTCCAGCGCTGAGATCCCCATAGGGATCTACCGCACCGAGTCACACATGTTCTCAACCTCAGAGGCAAGTTCAGTTTGATCAGATAACTAATATCTGAGACCTTGGTTTGGCTTTTGGTTTGGCTTTAGCCGAGACACTATTGTCGCTTTAACTTTCTTCTGTTATTCATTCCctcattttgtgttttcttcattccttcttctttttcaccttctgtctttttaaaaatgtcacgATGTCCTTCCTTGCGTTGCATTTTTTCTGCTTTCATTCCTCTCCTCCTAAAATGTCTTTCCCTCATGTTCACCTTTAATTTTCCTCCTATTTTGCTCTCTTTTCTAAATTCAAGATTTTTCTCAGTTCTTCCTTgctctatttgtttttttaacagcttttttcttttcaccAAGCATAAGGGAATTAACATTTTCTCACAGTTTTTGATGCATTGCCAACAAAAAGTTCCCaattacttttaattattttaatagccaGTGTGTGATTATTAGAATAGAAATCTGCCTCGAAATAATATTTGGCAGGTTACGTAGGTGGCTAGTATAAGAAATAAACTCACCAGCCATAAACCAGAAATGTACCATTGCTGGCTAATGTTAATTTCCCACCATTTAAATAGTGAATAATTAAATAGTA
Coding sequences within:
- the LOC116054316 gene encoding potassium channel subfamily T member 1-like isoform X21, giving the protein MPWRVQVEFYVNENTFKERLKLFFIKNQRSSLRIRLFNFSLKILTCVLYIVRVSLDNPKEVNGNLCAICPNNNNTADSTEINWSLIFWVTRREPVWAIQVTVALISFLETMLITYLSYKGNIWEQIFQISFILEMINSVPFIITIFWAPLRNIFVPVFLNCWLAKGALENMINDFHRAIQRTHSAMFNQVFILICTLLCLVFTGACGIQHLERAGKHLTLFDSFYFCIVTFSTVGYGDVTPQIWPSQLLVVILICVALVVLPLQFEELAYLWMESQKLGGNYSRHRAQTEKHVVLCVSSLKIDLLMDFLNEFYAHPRLQDYYVVILCPTEIDIQVRRILQIPLWSQRVIYLQGSALKDQDLMRAKMDDAEACFILSSRNELDRTAADHQTILRAWAAKDFAPNCPLYVQILKPENKFHVKFADHVVCEEEFKYAMLALNCVCPATSTLVTLLVHTSRGQEGQLSPEHWQRMYGRCSGNEVYHIRLCDSKFFGEYDGKSFTYASFHAHKKYGVCLIGVKREDNKSILLNPGPRHIMAAPDTCYYINITKEENSAFIFKQEEKHNKGLSVTGLYDAPSRLPVHSIIASMVDQATAYGTVAIDLQNPDPPEESGKLTLPTENGSGSRRPSIAPVLEITDSSAILPCDLLSDQSEDETNQSDDEGSVGSDFVKGYPPNSPYIGSSPTLCHLLPQKASFCCLRLDKGCTHSSFEDAKAYGFKNKLIIVSAETAGNGLYNFIVPLRAYYRPRKELNPIVLLLDNTPDNHFLEAICCFPMVYYMKGTIDSLDNLLQCGIIYADNLVVVDKESTMSAEEDYMADAKTIVNVQTMFRLFPSLSIITELTHPSNMRFMQFRAKDCYSLALSKLEKIERDKGSNLAFMFRLPFAAGRVFSISMLDTLLYQSFVKDYMIAIARLLLGLDTTPGSGYLCAMKITEEDLWIRTYGRLFQKLCSSSAEIPIGIYRTESHMFSTSECKGSNAQSQVSINIQQGEEHREHRESWKEKTAHRNSSASDQSEHPLLRKKSMQWARRLSRKSTKPSSRAERISQQRLNLYRRSERQELSELVKNRMKHLGLPTVGYEDVSNLTASDVMNRVNLGYLQELQDISEHPYTEGTRPSGPQADEMNDHQNTLSYVLINPPPDTMLELNDIVYIIRSDPLAHMPEDSQVGQARSTRNQQDFGTETRDETHL
- the LOC116054316 gene encoding potassium channel subfamily T member 1-like isoform X16 → MNIFFNMRGTVVRQIAEDRAVAEAAVSPPRRSSSPPRRSSSPPRRSSSSHGDRSSNETLQRNNSSNSGVILDISALKMAEVDSEVPPLPPRYRFRDLLLGDQTFQNDDRYQEEYSMDSTNAQVQVEFYVNENTFKERLKLFFIKNQRSSLRIRLFNFSLKILTCVLYIVRVSLDNPKEVNGNLCAICPNNNNTADSTEINWSLIFWVTRREPVWAIQVTVALISFLETMLITYLSYKGNIWEQIFQISFILEMINSVPFIITIFWAPLRNIFVPVFLNCWLAKGALENMINDFHRAIQRTHSAMFNQVFILICTLLCLVFTGACGIQHLERAGKHLTLFDSFYFCIVTFSTVGYGDVTPQIWPSQLLVVILICVALVVLPLQFEELAYLWMESQKLGGNYSRHRAQTEKHVVLCVSSLKIDLLMDFLNEFYAHPRLQDYYVVILCPTEIDIQVRRILQIPLWSQRVIYLQGSALKDQDLMRAKMDDAEACFILSSRNELDRTAADHQTILRAWAAKDFAPNCPLYVQILKPENKFHVKFADHVVCEEEFKYAMLALNCVCPATSTLVTLLVHTSRGQEGQLSPEHWQRMYGRCSGNEVYHIRLCDSKFFGEYDGKSFTYASFHAHKKYGVCLIGVKREDNKSILLNPGPRHIMAAPDTCYYINITKEENSAFIFKQEEKHNKGLSVTGLYDAPSRLPVHSIIASMVDQATAYGTVAIDLQNPDPPEESGKLTLPTENGSGSRRPSIAPVLEITDSSAILPCDLLSDQSEDETNQSDDEGSVGSDFVKGYPPNSPYIGSSPTLCHLLPQKASFCCLRLDKGCTHSSFEDAKAYGFKNKLIIVSAETAGNGLYNFIVPLRAYYRPRKELNPIVLLLDNTPDNHFLEAICCFPMVYYMKGTIDSLDNLLQCGIIYADNLVVVDKESTMSAEEDYMADAKTIVNVQTMFRLFPSLSIITELTHPSNMRFMQFRAKDCYSLALSKLEKIERDKGSNLAFMFRLPFAAGRVFSISMLDTLLYQSFVKDYMIAIARLLLGLDTTPGSGYLCAMKITEEDLWIRTYGRLFQKLCSSSAEIPIGIYRTESHMFSTSESQVSINIQQGEEHREHRESWKEKTAHRNSSASDQSEHPLLRKKSMQWARRLSRKSTKPSSRAERISQQRLNLYRRSERQELSELVKNRMKHLGLPTVGYDEMNDHQNTLSYVLINPPPDTMLELNDIVYIIRSDPLAHMPEDSQVGQARSTRNQQDFGTETRDETHL